The following are from one region of the Cytobacillus firmus genome:
- a CDS encoding HD-GYP domain-containing protein, with translation MRVPIQELREGCILSEDVFSLTNRPIISQKTVLTKELLDIMKIFLIEEAEVETTMVSGKSMTSAGNMGEAVEEVESSHINTFLKGVQHFKREFTSWQSGLPVDIAKIRNIMIPLIEKMDKNPSTIFSLHHLSTNEDYLYQHSVAVGMISAFIGKKLNFNKGEIVQLALGGCLADAGMAKINPSILHKSTTLNSEEFEEIKKHSTLSFKMVQNISLLRESTKIGIIQHHERLDGSGYPFGEQGSKINQAGRIIAVADAFHAMTSQRLYRRKQSPFKVLEMLIQDSFGKFDIPSIQALGSGIMTFSIGSLVKLSDGQTAEILFIEDKSPTRPLVKLIETGDIIHLEKNRQLFIDEVLK, from the coding sequence GTGCGTGTACCCATACAGGAATTAAGAGAAGGCTGCATCTTATCGGAGGATGTTTTCAGTTTGACGAATCGCCCTATTATCAGCCAAAAAACAGTGCTGACGAAGGAACTGCTGGATATCATGAAAATATTTCTGATTGAGGAAGCAGAAGTTGAAACTACCATGGTCAGCGGAAAGTCAATGACTTCTGCCGGAAACATGGGTGAAGCTGTTGAGGAAGTGGAATCAAGTCATATTAATACATTCCTGAAAGGCGTACAACATTTCAAAAGGGAATTTACATCCTGGCAATCAGGCCTTCCAGTGGATATCGCCAAAATAAGAAACATCATGATTCCACTGATTGAAAAAATGGATAAAAACCCCTCCACTATCTTTTCGCTGCATCATCTTTCTACAAATGAAGATTATTTATACCAGCATTCAGTGGCAGTGGGAATGATCAGCGCATTTATAGGAAAAAAACTGAATTTTAATAAGGGGGAAATTGTGCAGCTTGCCCTGGGAGGGTGCCTGGCTGATGCTGGCATGGCTAAAATAAACCCATCCATTTTGCACAAAAGCACTACATTAAACTCCGAGGAATTTGAAGAAATTAAAAAGCATTCGACCCTCAGCTTTAAAATGGTCCAAAATATTTCTTTGTTAAGAGAAAGCACTAAGATCGGCATTATTCAGCATCATGAGCGTCTGGACGGCAGCGGTTATCCGTTTGGAGAACAAGGCAGCAAAATTAATCAGGCTGGACGAATCATTGCAGTTGCGGATGCATTTCATGCCATGACTTCCCAAAGGCTCTACAGAAGGAAACAATCTCCGTTTAAAGTGCTTGAAATGCTGATACAGGACAGCTTTGGCAAATTTGATATTCCATCCATCCAGGCGCTGGGCTCCGGAATCATGACTTTTTCCATTGGAAGCCTGGTGAAGCTTTCGGATGGCCAGACTGCTGAGATTCTTTTTATAGAAGATAAATCACCGACGAGGCCACTTGTGAAACTCATAGAAACCGGCGATATAATTCATTTAGAGAAAAACCGCCAGTTATTTATTGATGAAGTATTAAAATGA
- the gyrA gene encoding DNA gyrase subunit A yields MADTPRSQIKEINISQEMRSSFLDYAMSVIVSRALPDVRDGLKPVHRRILYAMHDLGMHSDKPYKKSARIVGDVIGKYHPHGDSAVYETMVRMAQDFNYRYMLVDGHGNFGSVDGDSAAAMRYTEARMSKISMELLRDINKDTIDYQDNYDGEEREPVVLPARFPNLLVNGTSGIAVGMATNIPPHQLGEVIDGVLAISKDPEMTIPELMDIIPGPDFPTAGMILGRTGIRKAYETGRGSITLRAKVEIEEKANGKETILVHEIPYQVNKAKLIEKIAELVRDKKIDGITDLRDESDRNGMRIVIEVRRDANASVLLNNLYKQTALQTSFGINLLALVDGQPKVLNLKQCLEYYLEHQKVVIRRRTQFELRKAQARAHILEGLRIALDHLDEVISLIRSSQTTDIAREGLMTKFNLSEKQAQAILDMRLQRLTGLEREKIEEEYANLVALIAELKAILADEEKVLEIIREELTEIKERFNDKRRTEIVAGGIENIEDEDLIPRENIVLTLTHKGYIKRLPVSTYRAQKRGGRGIQGMGTNEDDFVEHLITTSTHDTILFFTNKGKVYRAKGYEIPEFNRTAKGIPIINLLGVDKDEWVNAIIPVEEFADDWFLFFTTKQGISKRSPLSSFANIRNNGLIALNLREDDELISVRMTDGSKEIIIGTSHGMLIRFPEEDVRSMGRTATGVKGINLSNGDEVVGMEVLEEDSQVLIVTKNGYGKRTPAEEYRVQGRGGKGIKTCNITDKNGSLVSMKAVTGEEDVMLITTGGVLIRMAVSDISTMGRNTQGVRLIRINEEAGEAVSTVARVEKEEEKDDEELTKPLEDADSLPEEEVTGDNSEE; encoded by the coding sequence ATGGCTGATACGCCAAGGTCCCAAATAAAAGAAATTAACATTAGCCAGGAAATGCGTTCATCATTCCTGGACTATGCCATGAGTGTAATTGTTTCACGTGCCCTTCCGGATGTGCGTGATGGCTTAAAGCCGGTGCACCGCCGGATTCTTTATGCGATGCACGATCTCGGCATGCATTCAGATAAGCCTTATAAAAAATCAGCACGTATCGTCGGAGATGTCATTGGTAAGTATCATCCGCACGGAGACTCTGCTGTTTATGAAACAATGGTTCGTATGGCACAGGACTTTAACTATCGATACATGCTGGTTGATGGACACGGCAACTTCGGTTCAGTGGATGGCGACTCAGCAGCTGCCATGCGTTATACAGAAGCACGTATGTCCAAAATATCAATGGAGCTTTTACGGGATATCAATAAAGACACAATTGATTATCAGGATAACTACGATGGGGAAGAAAGGGAGCCAGTTGTATTGCCTGCACGTTTCCCTAATTTACTGGTCAATGGAACATCAGGAATCGCTGTCGGGATGGCCACTAATATTCCTCCCCACCAGCTTGGTGAAGTAATTGATGGGGTTCTGGCCATAAGCAAAGACCCTGAAATGACTATTCCGGAACTAATGGATATTATCCCTGGGCCGGACTTTCCGACTGCCGGAATGATTTTAGGAAGAACCGGAATCCGCAAAGCCTATGAAACCGGCCGCGGTTCAATTACTTTACGTGCTAAAGTAGAGATTGAAGAAAAAGCTAATGGCAAAGAGACCATTCTCGTACATGAAATTCCATATCAGGTTAACAAAGCAAAGCTGATTGAAAAAATTGCGGAACTTGTCAGAGATAAGAAAATTGATGGGATCACCGACCTGCGTGATGAATCTGACCGTAATGGAATGCGAATTGTCATTGAAGTCAGAAGAGACGCAAATGCAAGTGTATTATTAAATAATCTCTATAAACAAACTGCCCTCCAGACAAGCTTTGGAATTAATCTTCTGGCATTGGTGGATGGACAGCCTAAGGTTCTGAATTTAAAACAGTGTCTTGAGTATTATTTAGAACATCAAAAGGTTGTTATACGCCGGCGGACACAATTTGAATTAAGAAAAGCACAAGCCCGCGCACATATTTTAGAAGGCTTAAGGATCGCCCTTGATCATCTTGATGAGGTAATTAGTCTGATCCGCAGCTCACAGACAACGGATATTGCACGAGAAGGCTTAATGACCAAATTCAATCTTTCCGAAAAACAGGCTCAGGCTATCCTGGACATGCGTTTGCAGCGTCTGACAGGCTTGGAGCGTGAAAAGATTGAAGAAGAATATGCAAACCTTGTGGCCCTTATTGCAGAATTAAAAGCTATTTTGGCTGATGAAGAAAAAGTACTGGAAATCATCCGTGAAGAATTAACGGAGATCAAGGAAAGATTCAACGATAAACGCCGGACTGAAATAGTCGCAGGCGGCATCGAAAACATTGAAGACGAAGATTTGATCCCACGTGAGAATATTGTTCTGACACTAACTCATAAGGGATACATCAAGCGTCTTCCGGTCTCGACTTACCGCGCCCAAAAACGCGGAGGGCGGGGAATCCAGGGAATGGGAACCAATGAGGACGATTTTGTGGAACACCTCATTACCACATCCACACACGATACAATTCTTTTCTTTACGAACAAAGGAAAGGTTTATCGCGCTAAAGGATATGAAATACCTGAATTCAACCGTACTGCGAAGGGGATACCAATCATTAACCTTCTTGGAGTGGACAAAGATGAATGGGTAAATGCAATAATTCCTGTTGAAGAATTTGCCGATGACTGGTTCCTGTTCTTTACCACTAAACAGGGAATTTCCAAGCGTTCACCATTATCATCCTTTGCCAATATCCGCAATAATGGCTTAATTGCATTAAATCTGCGTGAAGATGATGAATTAATATCAGTGCGTATGACTGATGGCAGCAAAGAGATCATTATCGGAACCAGCCATGGCATGCTGATCCGATTCCCTGAAGAAGATGTCCGTTCGATGGGAAGAACGGCAACTGGTGTTAAGGGAATTAACTTAAGCAATGGTGATGAAGTTGTTGGCATGGAAGTTCTTGAGGAGGACAGCCAAGTCCTGATTGTAACCAAAAACGGCTATGGAAAACGTACCCCAGCCGAAGAATACCGTGTTCAGGGCAGAGGCGGTAAAGGAATCAAGACCTGCAACATCACGGATAAAAACGGAAGCCTTGTTTCCATGAAAGCTGTCACAGGTGAAGAAGACGTTATGCTTATTACAACAGGCGGCGTCCTGATCCGTATGGCAGTCAGTGATATTTCCACCATGGGAAGAAACACGCAGGGTGTCAGACTCATCCGCATAAATGAAGAAGCAGGCGAAGCTGTTTCGACTGTAGCAAGAGTTGAAAAAGAAGAGGAAAAAGATGACGAAGAATTAACAAAGCCTCTTGAAGATGCCGATTCACTTCCAGAAGAAGAAGTAACTGGCGATAATAGCGAAGAATAA
- the gyrB gene encoding DNA topoisomerase (ATP-hydrolyzing) subunit B — MEQKAVQEQSYDENQIQVLEGLEAVRKRPGMYIGSTSAKGLHHLVWEIVDNSIDEALAGYCSEINVIIEKDNSITVVDNGRGIPVGIHEKMGRPAVEVIMTVLHAGGKFGGGGYKVSGGLHGVGASVVNALSTVLEVFVHRDGKKHYQKFERGVPSADLEVIGETDHTGTTIHFKPDSEIFTETLEYDYETLANRIRELAFLNRGLTITIEDKREENKKNEYMYEGGIKSYVEHLNRTKEVLHEEPIYIEGEREGITVEVSIQYNDGYTSNIYSFANNINTYEGGTHESGFKTALTRVINDYARKSGLFKDNDANLSGEDVREGITAIVSIKHPDPQFEGQTKTKLGNSEVRTATDTIFAEALEKFLLENPSVAKKVVEKGLMAARARLAAKKARELTRRKSALEVSSLPGKLADCSSKDASISELYIVEGDSAGGSAKQGRDRHFQAILPLRGKILNVEKARLDRILSNNEVRAMITAAGTGIGEDFDIAKARYHKIVIMTDADVDGAHIRTLLLTFFYRYMRQILEAGYIYIAQPPLYKVQQGKKIEYAYNERQLEEVMSTMSSQPKPNVQRYKGLGEMNPGQLWETTMNPETRTLLQVSLEDAIEADETFEILMGDKVEPRRNFIEENAQYVKNLDI, encoded by the coding sequence ATGGAGCAAAAGGCAGTGCAGGAACAATCCTATGATGAGAATCAGATACAGGTACTGGAAGGTCTGGAAGCGGTTCGGAAGCGTCCGGGAATGTATATCGGTTCAACAAGTGCCAAAGGGCTTCACCATCTTGTTTGGGAAATAGTCGATAATAGTATAGATGAAGCACTGGCAGGCTATTGTTCTGAAATCAATGTGATTATCGAAAAGGATAATAGTATTACGGTAGTGGATAACGGACGTGGGATCCCAGTCGGAATCCATGAAAAAATGGGGCGACCGGCAGTCGAAGTCATTATGACGGTTCTTCATGCAGGCGGTAAATTCGGAGGCGGCGGATACAAGGTTTCCGGAGGTCTGCATGGTGTTGGTGCTTCAGTAGTTAATGCGCTATCAACAGTACTTGAAGTATTTGTTCATCGTGACGGCAAGAAACATTATCAGAAATTTGAGCGCGGCGTTCCAAGTGCTGATCTTGAAGTGATTGGGGAAACCGATCACACAGGAACTACTATCCACTTTAAGCCGGACAGTGAAATCTTCACTGAAACGCTTGAATATGATTATGAAACCCTTGCAAACCGTATTCGTGAGCTGGCTTTCCTGAATAGAGGATTAACCATTACGATTGAAGATAAACGTGAGGAAAATAAGAAAAATGAATACATGTACGAGGGCGGCATTAAATCGTACGTTGAACATTTGAATAGAACGAAAGAAGTTCTCCATGAAGAACCAATTTATATTGAGGGAGAACGTGAAGGCATTACAGTTGAAGTCTCCATTCAGTATAATGATGGCTACACAAGCAATATTTATTCTTTTGCCAATAACATTAATACGTATGAAGGCGGAACACATGAATCAGGGTTTAAAACCGCTCTAACAAGAGTTATTAATGATTACGCCAGAAAAAGCGGTTTATTCAAAGATAATGATGCTAACCTTTCTGGCGAAGACGTCCGTGAAGGTATAACGGCGATTGTATCTATAAAGCATCCAGACCCTCAGTTTGAAGGACAGACTAAAACGAAGCTTGGCAATTCAGAAGTGCGAACTGCAACTGATACGATTTTTGCGGAAGCTCTTGAGAAGTTCCTGCTGGAAAATCCGTCGGTAGCCAAGAAAGTTGTCGAAAAGGGATTAATGGCTGCACGTGCCAGACTGGCAGCTAAGAAAGCCCGGGAACTGACCAGAAGAAAGAGTGCTTTGGAAGTATCAAGCCTGCCGGGGAAACTGGCTGACTGCTCATCTAAAGATGCTTCCATATCGGAACTTTACATCGTTGAGGGTGACTCTGCCGGAGGCTCAGCCAAACAGGGACGCGACCGTCACTTCCAGGCAATCCTGCCGTTAAGAGGGAAAATACTTAACGTTGAAAAGGCCCGTCTGGATCGAATTCTTTCCAACAATGAAGTGCGGGCTATGATTACTGCAGCCGGTACAGGTATTGGCGAAGACTTTGATATTGCAAAAGCCAGATATCATAAGATTGTGATCATGACAGATGCCGATGTGGATGGAGCCCATATCAGAACATTATTATTAACCTTCTTCTACCGTTATATGAGACAAATTTTAGAAGCGGGCTATATTTACATTGCGCAGCCGCCATTGTATAAAGTACAGCAGGGCAAGAAGATTGAATATGCCTATAACGAACGCCAGCTTGAAGAAGTCATGAGCACCATGTCCAGCCAGCCTAAGCCGAATGTTCAGCGCTATAAGGGTCTTGGCGAGATGAATCCAGGCCAGCTGTGGGAGACAACGATGAATCCCGAAACACGAACACTGCTGCAGGTGAGCCTTGAAGATGCCATTGAAGCAGATGAAACGTTTGAAATATTAATGGGCGATAAAGTGGAACCACGCCGAAACTTCATTGAAGAAAACGCCCAATATGTAAAAAACCTAGATATATGA
- the remB gene encoding extracellular matrix regulator RemB, producing MYIHIGEDVLVRARDIVAIIDKETVLASEYAKEHKESREEPVVNLAKGSYKSVVVTTEKIYFSPLSSGTLKKRSHKLSVHEF from the coding sequence ATGTACATCCATATAGGTGAAGATGTGCTGGTCCGGGCAAGGGATATTGTCGCTATTATTGATAAAGAAACAGTCCTTGCTTCCGAGTATGCAAAAGAGCATAAGGAGAGCCGGGAGGAACCAGTTGTGAACCTCGCGAAGGGTTCCTATAAATCTGTGGTCGTCACAACAGAAAAGATCTATTTTTCTCCGCTATCCTCAGGCACGTTAAAAAAACGATCCCATAAACTAAGTGTTCATGAATTTTAA
- the recF gene encoding DNA replication/repair protein RecF (All proteins in this family for which functions are known are DNA-binding proteins that assist the filamentation of RecA onto DNA for the initiation of recombination or recombinational repair.) yields the protein MHIEQLLLRNYRNYEELEVNFENKVNVILGENAQGKTNVMESIYVLAMAKSHRTSNDKDLIRWDQEYAKIEGRVQKRQGSLPMQLVISKKGKKAKCNHIEQQKLSQYVGNMNVVMFAPEDLHLVKGSPQVRRRFIDMEIGQVSPVYLHDISQYQKILQQRNHYLKMLQIKKQTDHTMLEILTEQFIEMAAKIVSKRYEFLRLLENWAQPIHEGISRGLETLKIEYKPSAEVSEEQDLSKMVKVYQDKFEKVKNREIDRGVTMFGPHRDDLIFHVNGRDVQTFGSQGQQRTTALSVKLAEIELIHSEIGEYPILLLDDVLSELDDYRQSHLLNTIQGKVQTFVTTTSVDGIDHQTLKEAAAFNVESGRIKKIQ from the coding sequence ATGCATATAGAGCAGTTGCTGTTAAGGAATTACCGGAATTACGAAGAACTTGAAGTCAATTTTGAAAATAAAGTGAATGTAATTTTGGGAGAGAATGCCCAGGGAAAGACAAATGTCATGGAATCGATTTATGTGCTGGCAATGGCAAAGTCACATCGGACATCAAATGACAAAGATCTTATTCGCTGGGATCAGGAATATGCTAAAATAGAGGGAAGGGTTCAAAAAAGGCAAGGATCCCTGCCCATGCAATTAGTTATCAGCAAAAAAGGCAAAAAAGCCAAATGCAATCATATAGAGCAGCAGAAATTAAGCCAGTATGTCGGCAATATGAATGTTGTGATGTTCGCGCCTGAAGATCTCCATCTTGTGAAAGGGAGCCCTCAAGTAAGGCGTCGCTTTATTGATATGGAGATTGGGCAGGTTTCGCCTGTCTATTTGCACGATATCAGCCAGTATCAGAAAATCCTCCAGCAGCGCAACCACTATTTGAAGATGCTCCAGATCAAAAAGCAGACCGACCATACCATGCTTGAGATTTTAACTGAGCAATTCATAGAAATGGCTGCAAAGATTGTTTCAAAGCGCTATGAGTTCCTCCGACTCCTCGAGAATTGGGCACAGCCGATCCATGAAGGAATTTCAAGAGGGCTTGAGACCTTGAAAATTGAGTACAAGCCTTCTGCTGAGGTATCAGAAGAACAAGATTTGTCGAAAATGGTTAAAGTGTACCAGGATAAATTCGAAAAAGTGAAGAACAGGGAAATAGACCGCGGCGTCACTATGTTTGGGCCGCATCGCGATGACCTGATTTTTCATGTGAATGGGCGCGATGTGCAGACATTCGGTTCACAGGGCCAGCAAAGAACTACGGCTCTATCGGTCAAGCTTGCTGAAATTGAACTGATCCATTCTGAGATTGGGGAATATCCCATTCTGCTGCTTGATGACGTCCTCTCGGAATTGGACGATTATCGCCAGTCCCATTTATTGAATACCATCCAAGGAAAAGTACAGACGTTTGTCACTACTACAAGCGTTGATGGAATAGACCATCAGACACTTAAAGAAGCAGCAGCGTTCAATGTGGAATCAGGGAGAATCAAGAAGATTCAGTGA
- the yaaA gene encoding S4 domain-containing protein YaaA, which yields MGKSENMTEIQIDTEYITLGQFLKASDVIQTGGMAKWFLSEYDVFVNGEQDQRRGRKLRTGDKIEIPDVGEFTIV from the coding sequence ATGGGAAAGAGTGAAAATATGACGGAAATTCAAATTGATACAGAATATATTACGCTGGGCCAATTTTTAAAAGCCTCAGATGTGATTCAAACAGGCGGAATGGCCAAATGGTTCCTGAGTGAATACGATGTCTTCGTCAACGGCGAGCAGGATCAAAGACGGGGAAGAAAGCTAAGAACCGGAGATAAAATCGAAATTCCGGATGTCGGTGAATTTACGATCGTCTAA